From the genome of Saccharomyces paradoxus strain CBS432 chromosome XII sequence:
CCTTACTGTAGGCATATGCGGCCTATTTAGCGGCACCTTTGGAGCAGAAGCACTTGATAATGGAAGCGGTGGTGCTGCAGATAATGGTGCGTTGGGAATAGGGGGAGCCGCAGAAGATGGAATACTAGGAATTGGAGGTGCAGAAGACGGTGGGATACCAGGAACAGCAGGTGCTGATGATAGTGGCGCATTGGGTATAGGAGGGGCCGCAACAGAGGGCATCGCGCCCGGAATTTGTGGTGCATTCGACGATGGAGAGAATTTGGTGCTTGCATCGTTATTGACATGTTTTAACTTCGGTATCCCTCCAGCCAAAATATCCCCCAACTGTGGAGCACCCATCCCAGGGACTGGAGGAGCTGACATAGAGGGTCCTTTACTGCTAATGGTGCTAGAACTGCCTGAGGCCGATGAAACGGCACCACCTCCGACGATTGGGGCACTTCTATCATTTgtttctgctttttttaatttcattCCCTTCCTAATGTCACCTAAAAGGGCGTCACGTCCCTGCATAACGGATTTTGCTGGTTTAGGAGCACTACCACCACCCAATGCTGGTGGAGGGGGTGGAGGAGGAGGAGCTGGAGCGCCTGCCATTTCGATAATTGGTTGTAAATAAGATACGCTTATTCAGCAAAACGTTGTGCGGTTATTAGTCGTATACTCTGTTTCATATCGAAGACTTTCTTTATAAAGCCAGATTTTGTTCAAGTACTTACAGACTGTGCGGATTATTCTTAAGGCCCCTATTTGACGGTGGCCGCACCCGTAATAAGTGACCAGGTAAATAAcatttcttccattttaaAGACGCCTTAGCAAACCTTATTCAGGAAAGTAGGAATTGAAGGTTGAACTCATCAGTTCTCTGTAAATATTTTACGACTTGTATATTTGCGACTCGTTCGGTCGTTTGTGAGCTGTGAATTTTGTATTGTCTTTGTAATCGAAATGTAGAGGAGAATACGGCAATGAAGTAAGAAAACTGACTATTAAAGTCACCATTTTAGTTGTGACCTATTTTCGAGGGACTTCCATACCATATGCTACCAGGCTACGTTCTCGAATCCAATATACCCATATATTTTGCCTGCTTAACATCCGAacatttttaaattttaaatttttttcacgaaaaaactcaaaattttcttcaaagaaaaaaaaaagcaacGCCGAAGTGAGGGCAAGTGCATCACAGAGTTGCGAAAAATTGACAAAAATGACTTTAAGTTATAAGTAAATGAATGAATAATAATCTCTGAATCTcgattcttttttcaagtttcaATCATAAGATATATAAGCGGAATACCTTTAAACATCCTGCAAACAAtctaataaaaatatataacaAGTTTGAAATGGGAGGCGTTCgtgaaaagaaagctgAATACTTTGCTAAGTTAAGAGAATACTTGGAAGAATACAAGTCTTTGTTCGTTGTTGGTGTCGACAATGTTTCTTCCCAACAAATGCACGAAGTCAGAAAGGAATTGAGAGGCAGAGCTGTCGTCTTGATGGGTAAAAACACCATGGTTAGAAGAGCTATCAGAGGTTTCCTATCCGACTTACCAGACTTCGAAAAGTTGTTGCCTTTTGTCAAGGGTAACGTTGGTTTCGTTTTCACTAACGAACCATTGACCGAAATCAAGGACGTTATCATCTCTAACAGAGTTGCTGCCCCAGCTAGAGCCGGTGCCGTCGCTCCAGAAGACATCTGGGTTAGAGCCGTTAACACTGGTATGGAACCAGGTAAGacttctttcttccaaGCTTTGGGTGTTCCAACCAAGATTGCCAGAGGTACCATTGAAATTGTTTCCGATGTCAAGGTCGTTGATGCCGGTAACAAGGTTGGTCAATCTGAAGCTTCTTTGTTGAACTTGTTGAACATCTCTCCATTCACTTTCGGTTTGACTGTTGTTCAAGTCTACGACAACGGTCAAGTCTTCCCATCCTCTATTTTGGATATCACCGATGAAGAATTGGTTTCTCACTTCGTTTCCGCTGTCAGCACCATTGCTTCCATCTCTTTGGCTATTGGTTACCCAACCTTGCCATCTGTCGGTCACACTTTGATCAACAACTACAAGGACTTGCTAGCTGTTGCCATTGCTGCTTCCTACCACTACcctgaaattgaagaattggTTGACAGAATTGAAAACCCAGAAAAGTACGCCTCCGCTGCCCCAGCTGCTGCCTCCGCTGCTTCTGGTGACGCTGCTCCAGCCGAAGAAGCTGctgctgaagaagaagaagaatctgATGACGACATGGGTTTCGGTTTATTCGATTAAGAAGTGCAACATGAATTATTAAATTAATTTCATATTTACTAttttataaataaataacatTAATCCTCTTTGATTCATTTTACCCATTATATGTTTTCCGTTCTTTACGTTGAGCTGAGTTAGTGCTCCGATAACTTgccatcttcatttttttggacAACCCTGTTTATGAATTGCATTTGGTTTGTGCTTCTAGCTGGATAAACATACTTTCACTTAATGTAGTTTGGTTTTTCTGCCCCACACgaatcttttcaaatactCACTGCAAGATTTAGGAAGCAGTTATACTATCTTCCCAATTTATACATGGTTCCAAACACAAGTTCTCATTATTTATACATTTATTAAAGTACTGAGGATGCCAAAACTTTGTCTTTTTCTCTATCACCGATTGATTCTTTTAAGACGTCGGATTCAAGAAACGTcacaaaatcaaaaaagcTGCGAGAAGATGGCGAAGAAAGGCAAAAGTCAAAACTATTGCTTCTATAAGAGTTGACAAGAAGTTaccaacaaaaaaaaatcttccttAAAATATTTGTATGTTTTCCAGTTCCAAAGCAGTCTGTAAAAAGAAGTTCGAGAAGATCAATAAGAGTAGAATATGTTCCGAAAGGAAGATAATTCAAACTCTAATGTgcaaaataatttctttcttcctctgGAATGTGAATACACTATACAGGATAGTCTaccttcaaagaaaaaatatggtaTGATAGAAAGTACAAATTTCTTCCCACTGAATGATTCGTTATTCACATCtccaaaaaattcagaaagTCATAATAGTGGTCAACCTCGTCACGGTAATATCAAATTTGTCACAAGCCGCTGTTGTACTGACACAGTTCCGACAAGAATCGAtatgagagaaaaaaaatcggaTAATATCCAAGACGACGGTCTCTTTAGTTCGAACTATCACGATGTCAACAGGAATGTATCAGCTCCGTCCAATAAAGATAGCCAGAGTAAGGACTATAGCTATATAGCAGAgtctatttttttgagaaaaaatgaaaacctGGATAATCTTTGCTCAGGTTCGACAACGTTTGTGCTAAGTTCTGCAGACGAAGACGTGATAGAATTTAGTTTTGACGATAACGTGCCTTGTGTTGAGTTGCTTTCTGGCGCCACTCTCGAAAAAAGTTCGTTGACGCTAAATGAAGTAAACAAAAAACTATTTAATACGCTATATGACTTTGGAGTAAGCAAAGACAACCCcgaagaaaatttggtaGAATCGATACTTCCGAATTGCGTGGCATTATTGAACATATTTGATGACATTGAACTTCTGACCAGCTCTTgcgatgaaatttttgaaagatctACTTTCATTAATACAATCGAGTTCATTGTGCACGATATTTGGGTACAAACGTTGACAAAAAACATAAACTTATTACAAACGTTGAGTGCGGATTTGAAATGGTACAAGGACAACTACCTAATATGCAAGTCAAAAATTCAGTATCCCTCAACAAACATAGTGGAGATACTAGGCAGTTTGAAGCACTTTCCCAATTCTATTTTACAAACTTTTAAATTCGGAATCGAGctaaaagaacaagatCAGTATCACGATAAAAGTCCCATTACGAACTACATTGTTTTCACTAGGATGTTTTGCACAATAGTTTtagaaattcaaaaatgctTTATCTTAATCGTCAAATTCATGCACTCTGTCAGGTTTTTGGAAGAGTTTTccaatgaaatatttttatcgtTTATCGAGGTTCTTGTAAAAATTGTCTTTGAGCACCAGGTCCCGCAGTTGTTTTTGggaattgatgaaattattcaacTATGGTTAAAAGACAGTGATATAGAACGGCGACAAATTTTGAGCGCATGGTGCAATGGAGTCATCCAAGACATAAAGCAAAGCCAACCAAGAGGTGCCTCAAACACAGAATCGGGATCGATCGCTTCAAGTTCAGAAGATGACGACGAAGGTCTTCAATTCAATAAATGGGATGTGATTGAACCATTTATTGACAATATTAACTCTCTGCAATAACCAATTACCAATACATAATGCAGTGATAACGAAGCCACTCATACGGACATATACACAAGCAGCAAGGGaaatctttaaattttgcATTTTCGCGCCCTGACAAGGCCTAGATTATGTCACAAACGCAATCTATCTGTACTTCAACTCTCTCCTATGCATTGACCCGTACAAATCATGTTTCACGATCATGCCAAACCATGCAAAAAGAGAAACCAAGGAAAGAACAGGGAGAGCAAAATTACGATATacttcaaatttcttccaGCTTGACCAAGACAAAGAGGTGGACGTAGCGGTTTTTAGCGGGCCAAGAACGGGTTCCGAAAAAGCACAAGCAGACACCGAACCCTCAGCTAAGGAGGGGCAGCACCGATGCGGAAGGagaaactttctttttgccTATCACAGTATCTTATCGAGCTTACTATTTTCGACACGcatgaaaaaaagcagaaatattaacgaaaaagaaaagaaactccATGTACTGGCAATCACACAATCTGCAATAAGcgccattttttttctgtatcGGGTCTCCTTTACTACTCTCCTTCCGTTTAACGCGTTTCAAACTCTAATACTACTGCCAACGAATTTctcgaaattttttcacgTGTCTTGTGCTGCTGTATCCATCCGCTTTTTGCCACTTGGATTTCTACTATAGGAAATAGCTGTTACTTCCTGGGCGACGAATTTTCGCGTTTGAGATGAACAggaagaatttcttttttttctggcttcttcttgttccGTTTTTTACGCGCACCaatctaaaaaaagaaataattaTAACCTAGTctcgaaaattttcatcGATCTATTCGTTCctttttttcgattttttcagatcaaaaattcttgtttctttctttgtcttAGTTTATATTAAAAGATATTTTGGTTCTACTCCTGAACGATTTGTTTCTTCTGAGAGGGTCAGAACACTACAGCTGTTTTAACCGACTACAAAGTTCTCCGTTCTCGAACACTAGCTTTCATTTATCAACCAGGTACTAGCGTATATCATTAGTccttatttgaaaagagattggtggatttttttgtagtttgtgagaaaagaaaatactgTCATTTTGACTGATATCTAGAGGATATAAACCTCTTTAACGTTcgctcaaaaaaattaaaataagTAAATAGCAGAAATAAAGTCTTCCATACAACGATCAGACCATGAACACTGATCAACACCCTTATCAGGACCAAACGGATTATACTCAGGGACCAGGTAACGGTCAAGGTCAGGAACAGGACTACGACCAATATGGTCAGCCTTTGTATCCTTCACAAGCTGACGGTTACTACGACCCAAATATGGCTGCTGGGACTGAAGCTGATATATACGGTCAACAGCCACCAAACGAGTCTTACGACCAAGAGTACACAAATGGTGAATACTATGGCCAACCGCCAAACATGGCTGCACAAGACGGTGAAAACTTCTCAGACTTTAGCAGTTACGGTCCCCCTGGTACTCCTGGATATGATAGCTATGGTGGTCAATATACCCCTTCTCAAATGAGTTACGGAGAGCCAAATTCATCAGGTACCTCCACTCCAATTTACGGTAATTATGACCCAAATGCTATTGCTATGGCTTTGCCAAATGAACCTTATCCTGCTTGGACTGCAGACTCTCAATCACCCGTTTCGATCGAACAAATCGAAGATAtctttattgatttgaCCAACAGACTCGGGTTCCAAAGAGACTCTATGAGAAATATGTTTGATCATTTTATGGTTCTTTTGGATTCCAGGTCCTCTAGAATGTCACCTGATCAAGCCTTACTATCATTACATGCCGATTACATTGGTGGTGATACTGCTAACtataaaaaatggtattttGCTGCTCAGTTAGATAtggatgatgaaattggtTTTAGAAATATGAGTCTAGGAAAACTTTCAAGAAAGGCTAGAAAAgctaagaagaaaaataagaagGCTATGGAAGAGGCCGATCCTGAAGCTACTGAAGAGACGTTAAACAAAATCGAGGGTGATAGCTCCCTAGAAGCTGCTGACTTTAGATGGAAGGCCAAGATGAACCAGTTATCTCCTTTGGAAAGAGTTCGTCATATCGCCTTATATCTATTATGTTGGGGTGAAGCTAATCAAGTCAGATTCACTGCGGAATGTTTATGTTTTATCTACAAATGTGCCCTCGACTACTTGGATTCCCCTCTGTGCCAGCAACGCCAAGAGCCTATGCCGGAAGGTGATTTCCTGAACAGAGTCATTACGCCGATTTATCATTTCATCAGAAATCAAGTTTATGAAATTGTTGATGGTCGTTTTGTCAAGCGTGAGAGAGATCATAATAAAATTGTCGGTTATGATGATTTAAACCAACTCTTCTGGTACCCAGAAGGTATTGCTAAAATTGTCCTTGAAGATGGAACGAAATTGATAGAACTGCCATTGGAAGAGCGTTATTTGAGATTAGGCGATGTCGTCTGGGATGatgtatttttcaaaacttaTAAAGAAACCCGTACTTGGTTACACTTAGTCACCAATTTCAACCGTATTTGGGTTATGCATATTTCCATATTTTGGATGTATTTTGCATATAATGCTCCAACATTTTATACTCATAACTATCAACAACTGAAGGACAACCAACCTTTGGCTGCTTACAAGTGGGCGTCTTGCGCGTTGGGTGGTACTGTTGCAAGTTTAATTCAAATTGTCGCCACTTTGTGTGAATGGTCATTCGTTCCAAGAAAATGGGCCGGTGCTCAACATTTGTCTCGTAGGTTCTGGTTTTTATGCATCATCTTTGGTATTAATTTGGGCCCGattattttcgtttttgCCTACGACAAAGATACAGTTTATTCCACTGCTGCACAcgttgttgctgctgttaTGTTCTTTGTTGCCGTCGCTACcattatattcttttccattATGCCATTAGGTGGGTTGTTTACATCgtatatgaaaaaatctaCAAGACGTTATGTTGCATCCCAAACATTTACTGCTGCCTTTGCTCCACTACATGGTTTAGACAGATGGATGTCTTATTTGGTTTGGGTTACTGTTTTTGCCGCCAAATATTCGGAATCGTACTACTTTTTAGTTTTATCGTTGAGAGATCCAATTAGAATTTTGTCTACTACAGCGATGAGGTGTACAGGTGAATATTGGTGGGGGGCGGTACTTTGTAAAGTTCAGCCTAAAATTGTGTTAGGTTTAGTTATCGCCACCGAttttatccttttcttcctgGATACCTACTTGTGGTATATTATTGTCAATACCATTTTCTCTGTTGGTAAGTCCTTCTATTTGGGTATTTCCATCTTAACACCATGgagaaatatttttacaaGATTACCAAAGAGAATTTACTCGAAGATTTTGGCTACTACTGACATGGAAATCAAATACAAACCAAAGGTTTTGATTTCTCAAGTCTGGAATGCCATCATTATTTCGATGTACAGAGAGCACCTCTTAGCCATTGACCATGTTCAAAAGTTACTATATCATCAAGTTCCATCTGAAATTGAAGGCAAGAGAACTTTGAGGGCTCCAACGTTCTTTGTTTCTCAAgatgataataattttgaaactgaattttttcccaGGGATTCGGAAGCTGAGCGTCGTATTTCATTCTTCGCCCAATCTTTGTCTACTCCAATTCCTGAACCATTACCAGTTGATAACATGCCAACATTTACTGTTTTGACTCCTCATTACGCTGAAAGAATTTTGCTATCATTAAGAGAAATTATCCGCGAAGATGATCAATTTTCAAGGGTTACTCTTTTGGAATATTTAAAACAATTACACCCCGTAGAATGGGAGTGCTTTGTCAAGGATACCAAAATTTTAGCTGAGGAAACCGCTGCTTACGAAGgaaatgaagatgatcCTGAAAAGGAGGATGCTTTGAAGTCTCAAATCGATGATTTACCATTTTATTGTATTGGTTTCAAATCCGCAGCTCCAGAGTATACTTTGCGTACAAGAATTTGGGCTTCTTTGAGATCCCAAACTTTATACCGTACTGTTTCCGGTTTTATGAACTATTCTAGAGCTATCAAATTGTTATATCGTGTCGAAAATCCTGAAATTGTTCAAATGTTCGGTGGTAATGCCGAAGGTTTAGAAAGAGAGCTAGAAAAAATggcaagaagaaagtttAAATTCTTGGTCTCTATGCAAAGATTGGCTAAGTTTAAACCACATGAACTGGAAAATGCTGAATTTTTGTTGAGGGCTTATCCAGACTTACAGATTGCCTATTTGGACGAAGAACCACCTTTAAACGAAGGTGAGGAGCCAAGAATTTATTCTGCTTTGATTGATGGACATTGTGAAATCTTAGACAACGGTCGTAGACGTCCCAAGTTTAGAGTTCAATTATCTGGTAACCCAATTCTTGGTGACGGTAAATCTGATAACCAAAATCATGCTTTAATATTCTACAGAGGTGAATACATTCAATTGATTGATGCTAACCAAGATAATTATTTGGAGGAATGTCTGAAAATTAGATCTGTTTTGGCTGAATTTGAGGAATTGAATGTCGAACAAGTTAATCCATATGCCCCGGGTTTGAAGTATGAGGAGCAAACTACCAATCACCCTGTTGCTATTGTTGGTGCCAGAGAATACATTTTCTCCGAAAACTCTGGTGTCTTGGGTGATGTGGCTGCTGGTAAAGAACAAACTTTTGGTACATTATTTGCTCGTACTTTATCTCAAATTGGTGGTAAATTGCATTACGGTCATCCAGATTTCATTAATGCTACATTCATGACTACTAGGGGTGGTGTTTCTAAAGCGCAAAAGGGTTTACATTTGAACGAAGATATTTATGCTGGTATGAATGCTATGCTTCGTGGTGGTCGTATCAAGCATTGTGAATATTACCAGTGTGGTAAAGGTAGAGATTTAGGTTTCGGTacgattttgaatttcactACAAAGATTGGTGCTGGTATGGGTGAACAAATGTTGTCTCGTGAGTACTACTATCTGGGTACCCAATTACCAGTGGATCGTTTCCTAACATTCTATTACGCCCATCCTGGTTTCCATTTAAACAACTTGTTCATTCAATTATCTTTGCAAATGTTTATGTTGACTTTAGTGAACTTATCTTCCTTAGCCCATGAATCTATCATGTGCATTTACGATAGAAACCTTCCAAAAACTGACGTTTTGTTTCCAATCGGTTGTTACAACTTCCAACCTGCGGTTGATTGGGTGAGACGTTATACATTGTctattttcattgttttctgGATTGCCTTCGTTCCTATTGTTGTCCAAGAATTAATTGAACGTGGTTTATGGAAAGCCACccaaagatttttttgccaTCTATTATCATTATCTCCTATGTTCGAAGTGTTTGCAGGCCAAATCTATTCTTCTGCGTTATTAAGTGATTTAGCAATTGGTGGCGCTCGTTATATATCCACGGGTCGTGGTTTCGCTACTTCTCGTataccattttcaattttgtaTTCGAGATTTGCAGGATCTGCTATCTACATGGGTGCAAGATCAATGTTAATGTTGTTATTCGGTACTGTCGCGCATTGGCAAGCTCCACTACTATGGTTTTGGGCATCTCTATCTTCATTGATTTTTGCGCCATTCGTTTTCAATCCTCACCAGTTTGCTTGGgaagatttctttttggatTACAGAGATTACATCAGATGGTTATCGAGAGGTAATAACCAATACCATAGGAACTCATGGATTGGCTATGTGAGAATGTCCAGAGCACGTATTACTGGGTTCAAGCGTAAACTGGTTGGTGATGAATCTGAAAAGGCCGCTGGTGATGCAAGCAGAGCTCATAGAACCAATTTGATCATGGCTGAGATTATACCATGTGCGATTTACGCAGCAGGTTGTTTTATTGCCTTCACATTCATCAATGCTCAAACTGGTGTCAAGACTACCGATGATGATAGGGTGAATTCTGTTCTACGTATTATCATTTGTACCTTGGCGCCAATTGCTGTTAACCTCGGTGTTCTATTCTTCTGTATGGGTATGTCCTGTTGCTCTGGGCCCTTATTCGGTATGTGTTGTAAGAAGACAGGTTCTGTAATGGCTGGAATTGCCCATGGTGTTGCTGTTATTGTCCATATTGcctttttcattgttatGTGGGTTTTAGAAAGTTTCAACTTTACTAGGATGTTAATCGGTGTTGTTACTTGTATCCAATGTCAAAGACTCGTCTTCCATTGTATGACGGCATTAATGTTGACTCGTGAATTCAAAAACGATCATGCCAATACAGCCTTCTGGACTGGTAAGTGGTATGGTAAAGGTATGGGTTATATGGCTTGGACTCAACCAAGCAGAGAATTAACTGCTAAGGTCATTGAGCTTTCAGAATTTGCAGCAGATTTTGTTTTAGGACATGTGATTTTAATTTGCCAGCTACCACTAATTGTaattccaaaaatagaTAGATTCCACTCCATCATGCTATTCTGGCTAAAGCCTTCTCGTCAAATTCGTCCACCAATTTATTCTCTAAAACAAACTCGTTTACGTAAGCGTATGGTCAAGAAGTACTGCAGCTTGTACTTTTTAGTATTAGCTATTTTCGCGGGATGTATCATTGGTCCTGCTGTAGCCTCCGCTAAAATCAACGGACACATTGGTGATGCGTTGAAAGGCGTCGTTCACAATCTCTTTCAGCCAATAAATACAACAAATAACGACACCGGTTCCCAAATATCAACGTATGCAAGCCACTACTATACTCATACACCATCATTAAAAACCTGGTCCACcataaaataatacaatCAATACTTGCTTGAAACGCTTAATTTTACTGATATTCCGTCCGAAAGCAAGTAGACTAGAAACGCTCAAGATGTTACAAGTACCGTCCGATGTTTTAGTTTAGATTGTTTTAATGTTGAtgcttttttatttatttttcggAAGCGTCTTTGTACTTTAGTTTTATATTATAGGTATATGAATGTGTTTATGTCAATAAGGATTTCTTTGTACAGTTATATGATTATAAACTAAGGGCCTtctgttttgttttctttgctgATATCGGCCTCTTCATAAAAACGGAGCAGCTTTCGGTGCCAGTAATTCAGAAAAGATTTGTGTCACTTTGGGCGTATATGAATTAATTCAGCTAGACAACGCAGGCCCAAAGGAGAAGATCGTCAGGCAAAcaagaaattcaataagCTACATCTGTTACTATTTGTCACCTCGGAGTATTAAAAGACTCTTTAGATAAGTATGAGCaacaaacaaaatttttgcGCAGCCATTATTGTGGctattttcctttgtttgCAGTTGTCTCACGGCTCTTCAAGTGACAACTTTGGGAATACTCCTGCTATTAAAATAATAGGAAACAA
Proteins encoded in this window:
- a CDS encoding Vrp1 (Verprolin, proline-rich actin-associated protein~similar to YLR337C), whose protein sequence is MAVRLQELQRMVVKLRFLGTFGAEALDNGSGGAADNGALGIGGAAEDGILGIGGAEDGGIPGTAGADDSGALGIGGAATEGIAPGICGAFDDGENLVLASLLTCFNFGIPPAKISPNCGAPIPGTGGADIEGPLLLMVLELPEADETAPPPTIGALLSFVSAFFNFIPFLMSPKRASRPCITDFAGLGALPPPNAGGGGGGGGAGAPAISIIGCK
- the RPP0 gene encoding 60S ribosomal protein uL10 (Conserved ribosomal protein P0 of the ribosomal stalk~similar to YLR340W), with the translated sequence MGGVREKKAEYFAKLREYLEEYKSLFVVGVDNVSSQQMHEVRKELRGRAVVLMGKNTMVRRAIRGFLSDLPDFEKLLPFVKGNVGFVFTNEPLTEIKDVIISNRVAAPARAGAVAPEDIWVRAVNTGMEPGKTSFFQALGVPTKIARGTIEIVSDVKVVDAGNKVGQSEASLLNLLNISPFTFGLTVVQVYDNGQVFPSSILDITDEELVSHFVSAVSTIASISLAIGYPTLPSVGHTLINNYKDLLAVAIAASYHYPEIEELVDRIENPEKYASAAPAAASAASGDAAPAEEAAAEEEEESDDDMGFGLFD
- the SPO77 gene encoding Spo77p (similar to YLR341W) encodes the protein MFRKEDNSNSNVQNNFFLPLECEYTIQDSLPSKKKYGMIESTNFFPLNDSLFTSPKNSESHNSGQPRHGNIKFVTSRCCTDTVPTRIDMREKKSDNIQDDGLFSSNYHDVNRNVSAPSNKDSQSKDYSYIAESIFLRKNENLDNLCSGSTTFVLSSADEDVIEFSFDDNVPCVELLSGATLEKSSLTLNEVNKKLFNTLYDFGVSKDNPEENLVESILPNCVALLNIFDDIELLTSSCDEIFERSTFINTIEFIVHDIWVQTLTKNINLLQTLSADLKWYKDNYLICKSKIQYPSTNIVEILGSLKHFPNSILQTFKFGIELKEQDQYHDKSPITNYIVFTRMFCTIVLEIQKCFILIVKFMHSVRFLEEFSNEIFLSFIEVLVKIVFEHQVPQLFLGIDEIIQLWLKDSDIERRQILSAWCNGVIQDIKQSQPRGASNTESGSIASSSEDDDEGLQFNKWDVIEPFIDNINSLQ
- the FKS1 gene encoding 1,3-beta-D-glucan synthase (Catalytic subunit of 1,3-beta-D-glucan synthase~similar to YLR342W) — encoded protein: MNTDQHPYQDQTDYTQGPGNGQGQEQDYDQYGQPLYPSQADGYYDPNMAAGTEADIYGQQPPNESYDQEYTNGEYYGQPPNMAAQDGENFSDFSSYGPPGTPGYDSYGGQYTPSQMSYGEPNSSGTSTPIYGNYDPNAIAMALPNEPYPAWTADSQSPVSIEQIEDIFIDLTNRLGFQRDSMRNMFDHFMVLLDSRSSRMSPDQALLSLHADYIGGDTANYKKWYFAAQLDMDDEIGFRNMSLGKLSRKARKAKKKNKKAMEEADPEATEETLNKIEGDSSLEAADFRWKAKMNQLSPLERVRHIALYLLCWGEANQVRFTAECLCFIYKCALDYLDSPLCQQRQEPMPEGDFLNRVITPIYHFIRNQVYEIVDGRFVKRERDHNKIVGYDDLNQLFWYPEGIAKIVLEDGTKLIELPLEERYLRLGDVVWDDVFFKTYKETRTWLHLVTNFNRIWVMHISIFWMYFAYNAPTFYTHNYQQLKDNQPLAAYKWASCALGGTVASLIQIVATLCEWSFVPRKWAGAQHLSRRFWFLCIIFGINLGPIIFVFAYDKDTVYSTAAHVVAAVMFFVAVATIIFFSIMPLGGLFTSYMKKSTRRYVASQTFTAAFAPLHGLDRWMSYLVWVTVFAAKYSESYYFLVLSLRDPIRILSTTAMRCTGEYWWGAVLCKVQPKIVLGLVIATDFILFFLDTYLWYIIVNTIFSVGKSFYLGISILTPWRNIFTRLPKRIYSKILATTDMEIKYKPKVLISQVWNAIIISMYREHLLAIDHVQKLLYHQVPSEIEGKRTLRAPTFFVSQDDNNFETEFFPRDSEAERRISFFAQSLSTPIPEPLPVDNMPTFTVLTPHYAERILLSLREIIREDDQFSRVTLLEYLKQLHPVEWECFVKDTKILAEETAAYEGNEDDPEKEDALKSQIDDLPFYCIGFKSAAPEYTLRTRIWASLRSQTLYRTVSGFMNYSRAIKLLYRVENPEIVQMFGGNAEGLERELEKMARRKFKFLVSMQRLAKFKPHELENAEFLLRAYPDLQIAYLDEEPPLNEGEEPRIYSALIDGHCEILDNGRRRPKFRVQLSGNPILGDGKSDNQNHALIFYRGEYIQLIDANQDNYLEECLKIRSVLAEFEELNVEQVNPYAPGLKYEEQTTNHPVAIVGAREYIFSENSGVLGDVAAGKEQTFGTLFARTLSQIGGKLHYGHPDFINATFMTTRGGVSKAQKGLHLNEDIYAGMNAMLRGGRIKHCEYYQCGKGRDLGFGTILNFTTKIGAGMGEQMLSREYYYLGTQLPVDRFLTFYYAHPGFHLNNLFIQLSLQMFMLTLVNLSSLAHESIMCIYDRNLPKTDVLFPIGCYNFQPAVDWVRRYTLSIFIVFWIAFVPIVVQELIERGLWKATQRFFCHLLSLSPMFEVFAGQIYSSALLSDLAIGGARYISTGRGFATSRIPFSILYSRFAGSAIYMGARSMLMLLFGTVAHWQAPLLWFWASLSSLIFAPFVFNPHQFAWEDFFLDYRDYIRWLSRGNNQYHRNSWIGYVRMSRARITGFKRKLVGDESEKAAGDASRAHRTNLIMAEIIPCAIYAAGCFIAFTFINAQTGVKTTDDDRVNSVLRIIICTLAPIAVNLGVLFFCMGMSCCSGPLFGMCCKKTGSVMAGIAHGVAVIVHIAFFIVMWVLESFNFTRMLIGVVTCIQCQRLVFHCMTALMLTREFKNDHANTAFWTGKWYGKGMGYMAWTQPSRELTAKVIELSEFAADFVLGHVILICQLPLIVIPKIDRFHSIMLFWLKPSRQIRPPIYSLKQTRLRKRMVKKYCSLYFLVLAIFAGCIIGPAVASAKINGHIGDALKGVVHNLFQPINTTNNDTGSQISTYASHYYTHTPSLKTWSTIK